TTCCTTGGGACCCGCATTTTCTTTGGTTCTTACAGTAAAAATACCTAAAACGGAAAGAAGTGCACCCAAGCCGGCTAAAATCATTGGAGCCACCACAAAATTAACTCTCCAAGCAGCATATTGAGCGCCTAACATATTAACTGCACTCATTCCTAAAGCTGCAGTAGCTAAAATAGAACCAGCATAACTTTCGTATAAATCTGCTCCCATACCGGCAACATCACCCACATTATCACCCACATTATCTGCAATGGTTGCAGGGTTACGAGGATCATCTTCCGGAATATTGGCTTCTACTTTGCCAACCAAATCTGCACCAACATCAGCAGCTTTTGTATATATGCCTCCGCCTAAACGGGCAAAAAGTGCTTGAGTAGAAGCTCCCATACCAAATGAAAGCATTATGACCGTAATTTGTTCCAGAGGGAAATGCAGCATATTAAGGATGAAAAACCAGGCAGAAATATCAATTAAAGCAAGCCCAACCACTGTTAAGCCCATAACGCTTCCGGCTCTGTAAGCAATTCTAAGACCTTGATTTAGCCCTTTAGTACATGCCTGAGTAGCTCTATTGGAAGCAAGTGTAGCCATATTCATTCCAATATAACCCGCCAGTCCGCTAAAAAAACCACCCGTTAAAAAAGCCCAAGGTATCAACCAATGTAACACACCCAAGCCCCAAGCCATAAATTGAAAGACGATAAAAGCAACGATAAAGAAGATTCCTACTCCTTTATACTGTTGTTTTAAATAGGCGAAAGCACCTTCTCTAACATAACCAGCTATTTCCTGCATTTTAGCATTGCCTGGATCTTGTTTTTTTACTTGATGAAAAAAAATGGCGGCAAATACTAATGCCAGGACTGCACCAAAGGGTGCAATAATCCACAAGATAGGTATTGAGATCATATACTACCTCTAATTTATTTGTAACAAAAAAGCTATGCTACTTTTTGTTATTTAAAATCATTTTAATGGCTAATAGAAAAATTGTCAACCAGAAAATGCGAAAATTCGTTCAGATGGTCAAGCCATCATTTTTTTAATAAACGCAAACAGGGTGCAATCAAGAACTGCATTGTATTCTCCATCTTGCTGCCATCCATTTTTATTCTTTGCCACCTGGTTTCGGAAAACTGATTATCTCCGAGTTTATACCTAATGCCAAAAGTAGCGGCGAGGTCTAAATTTTCTTTCAATTTGGTTTCCATTTCCTTGGAAGCAGGGCGACCGTAGGGATAGGCAAAATAGTTTTGGCAGGGCAAACCAGATTCTTTCATCGCACTATAGCATTTATCAATCTCGGTAAAGGCCTCCGAAAAAGTTAAACGACCAAAATCTGGATGTGACCAACTGTGTATTCCCAATTCAATTCCGGCGTTAACTAAACTATTTAATTGAGACAGAGATAGAAAAGGTTTGTTTTTTTCCAAAAACTCTTTTTCGCTGAAAGGCATAATCTCTTGCCAAAGCAAATCCGTTATGTTATCTTTATCTGCCATTGTAACGCTGGAAAAGAAAGTTGTTATAGTAGCATTAGGTAGATATTTTTTTATGGCTTTATTAATTTTTTCGGTAGAGCAGTATTGTTTAATAAGTATGAGCTTATGATTCCAAGCTAATTCTCTGTTATCTATACATTTACCAATTAAAAACAAAGTTGGTTTAATTTTAAGCTCGGTAAGTAAATACATAAGGGAAGGATAGTTAGCGGCAAATCCGTCATCGAAAGTTAAAACGATATCTTTACGGGCAAATCTGTTTCTTTGCGGGTGGTTAAGAGTTTCGGACAAAGGTCGGAAATGATATCCCCATTCTTTTAGCTTTTTTATTTGATCAAAAAAGCGCGCAACGGTAATTCCTTTTGGATATATCTCAGGAAAACTATCAGCTACAATATGATAGTAAAGCACTTTGGGATAGGTTGTTATCTTCATATCATTAATCACCTTGGGATTTTGGTTTCTTTATTCTTTTAATGGGCATACTGTCAAGTAACTTATACGGAGAATCTGAATTGTGGAAAATTAACCAGTTCATTTGTTTAATATTTTATGCTTCTCTTACACTTACCTAACACTGCCGTAATGCCGTTAGAGAATTGTTACAGATTTATTACTATAGTACAAGTGCAAACAGCATCGTGCAATAATGAAGTCACTCATAATGCTAAAACAAAATAATTCTCCTTGCACAGTTATAGGACTTGATTATAATATCCATTATCTTTGTGATAGTGTGTTCTAAAAGAATAATGAACATAGGAATTTTTGCTCAATGTTTCGTGATATGCTGAAAGATGTCCTAAGCATATTTAAGAAATTCAAGTGTATTTTATTGTGGTAAAAGAGATAATAATAAAGGAGTAAACACTATGAAAAGAAAAATTATCGTCCTAATATCAACCGTGCTGCTAATGTTAATGTTCAGCGCTTGTGACAACAATGACAATGCTGATAATGCCGATACCGCTAATGCACTGAATAATTACTGGCAATATCAAACCGATTTAACATCCGCTATGGAAGCTCATGATGCCACTAT
This sequence is a window from Candidatus Cloacimonas sp.. Protein-coding genes within it:
- a CDS encoding polysaccharide deacetylase family protein, whose protein sequence is MKITTYPKVLYYHIVADSFPEIYPKGITVARFFDQIKKLKEWGYHFRPLSETLNHPQRNRFARKDIVLTFDDGFAANYPSLMYLLTELKIKPTLFLIGKCIDNRELAWNHKLILIKQYCSTEKINKAIKKYLPNATITTFFSSVTMADKDNITDLLWQEIMPFSEKEFLEKNKPFLSLSQLNSLVNAGIELGIHSWSHPDFGRLTFSEAFTEIDKCYSAMKESGLPCQNYFAYPYGRPASKEMETKLKENLDLAATFGIRYKLGDNQFSETRWQRIKMDGSKMENTMQFLIAPCLRLLKK